In Myxococcales bacterium, one genomic interval encodes:
- a CDS encoding DUF2804 domain-containing protein, protein MPRPSPLPPAPPSMLDPEGRPVLGAFTGPLPPVRLGARHDGLRARTFRRKRWLFLSVQTDTWLFGMAVVHLGYIAKSFAYAFDGTRRRIVATKSSLGPTAACRVGETWGPGAVASYRFGGLQTRLARSESATDELRASVSAAGLEVAAAVDLAGAPATLAVVVHPNGDRSLLNANEKRLLLPTRGVATVNGREISLDGGFGAYDYTHGVLPRRTQWRWVSFAGRAACGTPLGLNLVEGFNGEPECAAWIGDELVPLGEGIVSYDRKNPRSSWSIKTRCGAVDLTLDVGDLHQETTNFKLVAASFTQATGHYSGTVTLPGRPPLRLEGVLGVAEDQDTLW, encoded by the coding sequence GTGCCACGCCCGTCGCCGCTCCCGCCCGCGCCTCCGTCGATGCTCGATCCCGAAGGGCGCCCCGTGCTGGGGGCGTTCACGGGGCCGCTGCCGCCGGTGCGCCTCGGCGCGAGACACGACGGGCTCCGCGCGCGCACCTTCCGCCGCAAGCGCTGGCTCTTCTTGTCGGTGCAGACCGACACGTGGCTCTTCGGCATGGCCGTCGTGCACCTCGGCTACATCGCGAAGAGCTTCGCCTACGCGTTCGACGGGACGCGCCGCCGCATCGTCGCCACGAAGTCCTCGCTCGGCCCCACCGCGGCGTGCCGCGTGGGAGAGACGTGGGGGCCGGGCGCGGTCGCCAGCTACCGGTTCGGCGGCCTCCAGACGCGCCTCGCCCGATCCGAGAGCGCGACGGACGAGCTGCGCGCCTCGGTCTCGGCCGCCGGGCTCGAGGTCGCGGCGGCGGTCGATCTCGCGGGAGCGCCGGCCACCCTCGCGGTGGTCGTGCACCCCAACGGCGATCGGTCGCTCTTGAACGCCAACGAGAAGCGCCTGCTGCTCCCCACGCGGGGCGTCGCCACGGTGAACGGGCGCGAGATCTCGCTCGACGGCGGGTTCGGCGCGTACGACTACACGCACGGCGTCCTGCCGCGGCGCACGCAGTGGCGCTGGGTGTCGTTCGCCGGACGCGCGGCCTGTGGGACCCCGCTCGGCCTGAACCTCGTCGAGGGCTTCAACGGCGAGCCCGAGTGCGCCGCGTGGATCGGCGACGAGCTCGTGCCGCTCGGGGAAGGCATCGTCTCGTACGACCGTAAGAACCCTCGCTCGAGCTGGTCGATCAAGACCCGCTGCGGCGCCGTCGACCTCACGCTCGACGTCGGCGATCTCCACCAAGAGACCACGAATTTCAAGCTCGTCGCGGCGAGCTTCACCCAGGCGACGGGCCACTACAGCGGCACCGTCACCCTGCCGGGACGCCCGCCCCTCCGGCTCGAGGGCGTGCTCGGCGTCGCCGAAGACCAAGACACCTTGTGGTAG
- a CDS encoding serine/threonine protein kinase: MSKSASAQASTVKGGKEELRASVLKPYLLRLRAEQGEKGVRKLLAGAGIDPATAENETSWLSVTAVRRALRGVVALFGEDALRKPGEWATSPEALGTMVRMLRSAEHPIDAYRFLAQNYKELTRIAVYELDERLDGKNAPADPGNPGNPGNPGNPGNPAKASKASISEVRVSYRLRPDAYEDGVDAEAADEDVLCAAREGQLASFPCMWGLPEATVTHEACLAKGGDECLYRVSWQASRPARGAIAMGIAAALLCGTLMAVAGGLAAAILGALLGGGLGAGVGFFWDRTRGEEALRVFEKNRIKALERGLDLRGETTPAMQGELTGTILGAKYKIGRKIGSGGIGAVYAAEHTSLGHEVAVKVLRGAAARDGSEIARLRREAHIQVHVDHPNVARVLDLDQMPDGSMYVVMERLHGKSLADKLGREYVVTPAFGVPVFIDVCKALAAAHAKDVVHRDLKPGNVFLCDDGTAKVLDFGMGKLTSAESLTQAGYTLGTPEYMAPEQCIGAAVEPRTDLYALGVLMYEALVGELPIQAPNRRDLLDMHQRTHPTPMRVRRPDLDLPQALDDLVLKCLKKKVADRPKDAAELERLLAAVPLEGLPLKYPAGVARKKSSRPTPVPAAREEESTLDKVLVPPPPSRPEG, translated from the coding sequence GTGAGCAAGTCCGCCAGCGCGCAGGCCAGCACCGTCAAAGGGGGGAAGGAGGAGCTCCGGGCCTCCGTGCTGAAGCCGTACCTGCTCCGCCTGCGCGCCGAGCAAGGCGAGAAGGGCGTCCGCAAGCTGCTCGCGGGCGCGGGGATCGATCCGGCGACCGCGGAGAACGAGACCTCGTGGCTCAGCGTCACGGCCGTGCGCCGGGCGCTCCGCGGCGTGGTCGCGCTCTTCGGTGAGGACGCGCTGCGTAAGCCCGGCGAGTGGGCCACGAGCCCCGAGGCGCTCGGCACGATGGTGCGCATGCTGCGCTCGGCCGAGCACCCCATCGACGCCTACCGCTTCCTCGCGCAGAACTACAAGGAGCTCACGCGCATCGCCGTGTACGAGCTCGACGAGCGCCTCGACGGCAAGAACGCGCCCGCCGACCCTGGCAACCCTGGCAACCCTGGCAACCCTGGCAACCCTGGCAACCCTGCGAAGGCGTCGAAGGCCAGCATCTCCGAGGTGCGCGTCAGCTACCGGCTGCGCCCCGACGCGTACGAAGACGGCGTCGACGCGGAGGCCGCCGACGAGGACGTGCTGTGCGCCGCGCGCGAGGGCCAGCTCGCCTCCTTCCCGTGCATGTGGGGGCTGCCCGAGGCCACTGTCACCCACGAGGCGTGCCTCGCCAAGGGCGGCGACGAGTGCCTCTACCGCGTGTCGTGGCAGGCCTCGCGCCCCGCGCGTGGCGCGATCGCGATGGGCATCGCGGCCGCGCTGCTCTGCGGCACGTTGATGGCCGTGGCGGGCGGCCTCGCGGCGGCGATCCTCGGCGCCCTCCTTGGCGGCGGCCTTGGCGCCGGGGTCGGCTTCTTCTGGGACCGCACCCGCGGAGAGGAGGCGCTGCGCGTCTTCGAGAAGAACCGCATCAAGGCGCTCGAGCGAGGCCTCGACCTGCGCGGCGAGACGACCCCTGCGATGCAGGGCGAGCTCACCGGCACCATCCTCGGCGCGAAGTACAAGATCGGCCGCAAGATCGGATCGGGAGGGATCGGCGCCGTGTACGCGGCCGAGCACACGTCGCTCGGCCACGAGGTGGCCGTCAAGGTGCTGCGCGGCGCCGCGGCCCGCGACGGCAGCGAGATAGCCCGCCTGCGCCGCGAGGCGCACATCCAGGTGCACGTCGACCACCCGAACGTGGCGCGGGTGCTCGACCTCGACCAGATGCCCGACGGCTCCATGTACGTGGTCATGGAGCGCCTGCACGGCAAGTCGCTCGCCGACAAGCTCGGCCGCGAGTACGTGGTCACGCCCGCGTTCGGCGTCCCGGTGTTCATCGACGTCTGCAAGGCGCTCGCGGCCGCGCACGCGAAGGACGTCGTGCACCGCGATCTGAAGCCCGGGAACGTGTTTCTCTGCGACGACGGCACGGCGAAGGTCCTCGACTTCGGCATGGGAAAGCTCACCTCGGCCGAGTCGCTCACGCAAGCCGGGTACACGCTCGGCACGCCCGAGTACATGGCGCCCGAGCAGTGCATCGGCGCCGCCGTCGAGCCACGCACCGATCTCTACGCCCTCGGCGTGCTCATGTACGAGGCGCTCGTGGGGGAGCTGCCCATCCAAGCGCCCAACCGCCGCGATCTGCTCGACATGCACCAGCGCACGCACCCCACCCCCATGCGCGTGCGCCGGCCCGATCTCGACCTGCCGCAGGCGCTCGACGACCTCGTGCTCAAGTGCCTGAAGAAGAAGGTCGCCGATCGCCCGAAGGACGCCGCCGAGCTCGAGCGGTTGCTGGCCGCGGTGCCTCTCGAGGGGCTGCCGCTGAAGTACCCGGCGGGCGTGGCGCGCAAGAAGAGCTCGCGCCCGACTCCGGTGCCGGCGGCCCGCGAAGAGGAGAGCACGCTCGACAAGGTCCTCGTGCCGCCTCCGCCGAGCCGCCCCGAGGGTTGA
- a CDS encoding cytochrome c maturation protein CcmE, protein MTEPTQDPPEPPRDELASPTYEVPLRRREREALDTTTRTGLLIVIPLVMAAAAVVGLVFTGMEGKGIYSKPVDELVKAKGAFKGRAVRAEGNLVHGTLQKREQPCEYRFTIEKNGVQVPVRFAQCVVPDTFRDVPDMDVAVTVEGELLADNSFEATSVLAKCPSKYEMKDRAQKGERMPHSATPPPSM, encoded by the coding sequence ATGACGGAGCCCACCCAAGACCCGCCCGAGCCGCCCCGCGACGAGCTCGCGAGCCCTACGTACGAGGTGCCGCTCCGCCGCCGTGAGCGCGAGGCCCTGGACACGACCACGCGCACGGGGCTGCTCATCGTGATCCCCCTCGTCATGGCGGCCGCCGCGGTGGTGGGCCTGGTGTTCACGGGCATGGAGGGCAAGGGCATCTACTCGAAGCCGGTGGACGAGCTCGTGAAGGCCAAGGGCGCCTTCAAGGGGCGCGCGGTCCGCGCCGAGGGCAACCTCGTGCACGGCACGCTCCAGAAGCGCGAGCAGCCTTGCGAGTACCGCTTCACCATCGAAAAGAACGGCGTCCAGGTGCCCGTGCGCTTCGCGCAGTGCGTGGTGCCCGACACCTTCCGCGACGTGCCCGACATGGACGTGGCCGTGACCGTGGAGGGCGAGCTCCTGGCCGACAATTCGTTCGAGGCGACCAGCGTGCTCGCGAAGTGCCCCAGCAAATACGAGATGAAGGATCGCGCGCAGAAGGGCGAGCGCATGCCCCACTCGGCCACGCCCCCACCTTCGATGTGA
- a CDS encoding HNH endonuclease: MVLLYGGAAHALDESGAPCDFDSWRRLPVRQDDDAIPIVGGALRVPRVLHLVEYDRAPRLRLRLTRKNLMLRDEQQCQYCLKRPPLRDLNIDHVQARSRGGQDTWENLVIACRPCNLKKGWRTPEEAGMKLARRPARPRWALAAHLAMSTAAHFPEWEPYLATG; the protein is encoded by the coding sequence ATGGTGCTGCTCTACGGCGGCGCGGCCCACGCGCTCGACGAGTCGGGAGCCCCATGCGACTTCGACTCCTGGCGTCGGCTGCCGGTGCGCCAGGACGACGACGCCATCCCGATCGTCGGCGGCGCCCTGCGCGTGCCGCGCGTGCTGCACCTCGTGGAGTACGATCGCGCGCCACGGCTCCGGCTCCGGCTCACGCGGAAGAACCTCATGCTCCGCGACGAGCAGCAGTGCCAATACTGCCTGAAGCGCCCGCCGCTCCGCGATCTCAACATCGACCACGTGCAGGCCCGCTCGCGCGGCGGCCAGGACACCTGGGAGAACCTCGTGATCGCCTGCCGCCCATGCAACCTGAAGAAGGGCTGGCGGACCCCGGAGGAGGCCGGCATGAAGCTCGCGCGCCGCCCCGCGCGCCCGCGCTGGGCCCTCGCCGCGCACCTCGCCATGTCCACGGCGGCGCACTTCCCCGAGTGGGAGCCCTACCTCGCGACCGGCTGA
- a CDS encoding AgmX/PglI C-terminal domain-containing protein, which yields MSTVRLALASLLLPSGVVLAAAACGAPPKAPDGPAAATSAAASGSASAPAAEPTSPPTTTTQLEADAGLGTKLEPKRSTDGRGAADIDAAVKARKADTRACYDKVASKDPKIEGDVRVSWTIDTKGAVTNVAVDPAQTNVGDDAVGKCLVEVVKSLHFPASTKGFETPSGYKWNFRRNMEQFRAARDAGLVP from the coding sequence ATGTCGACCGTGCGCCTCGCCCTCGCGTCCCTTCTGTTGCCCTCGGGGGTCGTGCTCGCGGCTGCCGCCTGCGGGGCGCCGCCCAAGGCACCCGACGGCCCGGCCGCCGCGACCTCTGCCGCCGCTTCGGGGTCTGCGTCCGCGCCTGCCGCCGAGCCCACGAGCCCGCCCACCACCACGACCCAGCTCGAGGCCGACGCGGGGCTCGGGACGAAGCTCGAGCCCAAGCGCTCCACCGACGGCCGGGGCGCCGCCGACATCGACGCGGCCGTGAAGGCCCGCAAGGCCGACACCCGCGCCTGCTACGACAAGGTCGCGTCGAAGGACCCGAAGATCGAGGGCGACGTCCGCGTCTCGTGGACGATCGACACGAAGGGCGCGGTCACCAACGTGGCGGTCGACCCGGCGCAGACCAACGTCGGCGACGACGCGGTCGGCAAGTGCCTGGTCGAAGTGGTCAAGTCCCTTCACTTTCCCGCGAGCACCAAAGGCTTCGAGACGCCGAGCGGCTACAAGTGGAATTTCCGCCGAAACATGGAGCAGTTCCGCGCAGCCCGCGACGCCGGGCTCGTCCCGTAG
- a CDS encoding tetratricopeptide repeat protein: MSTKRLLFLEGLLQKGTDDPMAYYGLAMEYRSAGRVDDSLRVFGELKAKKPDYVAMYLMCGQLLQEANRKDEARAWLEEGIGWARKTGNSHAQGELESALGAL; this comes from the coding sequence ATGAGCACGAAGCGCCTCCTCTTCCTCGAGGGTCTCCTCCAGAAGGGCACCGACGACCCGATGGCGTACTACGGCCTCGCGATGGAGTACCGGAGCGCGGGCCGGGTCGACGACTCGCTGCGGGTGTTCGGCGAGCTCAAAGCGAAGAAGCCCGACTACGTGGCCATGTACCTCATGTGCGGTCAGCTCCTTCAGGAGGCCAACCGCAAAGACGAGGCCCGCGCGTGGCTCGAGGAGGGCATCGGCTGGGCTCGCAAGACTGGCAATAGCCACGCCCAGGGCGAGCTCGAGTCCGCGCTCGGGGCGCTGTAG